The Croceibacterium sp. TMG7-5b_MA50 genome segment TCTACAAATACGCCACCAGCCAGACGGGCGGCCATGCCGCCTTCGCGCGGGGCGAGGGCGATTCGGACAATTTCTCGAAGGTCCGCAACAGCGGCCCGGCCGCCATGGCCGATCGGGAGGATCGTGAGTGGGACAAGACTGACGAAGGGCTGGATCAGACCTTCCCTGCCAGCGATCCCCCCTCCACCTACTGATCCGCAGCCGGTCCCCGGCGCGCCGCCAGCCACAGGCGGATCGCGCCGGCGAGACCCGGCGGGCGCGGCGCGCCGAGCCGTTCGGCATCGATCCGCGCCACCAGCCTCGCGAGCGGCAGATCCTCGGCTGCCGCTGCCTCCTTCAGCCACTCCCAGAAAAGGGGTTCCAGGCTGATGGAGGTGCGGTGGCCGGCGATCTCCACCGAATGCTTCACCGGTGGGTGGT includes the following:
- a CDS encoding ribbon-helix-helix domain-containing protein, which gives rise to MKHSVEIAGHRTSISLEPLFWEWLKEAAAAEDLPLARLVARIDAERLGAPRPPGLAGAIRLWLAARRGPAADQ